In Vespa crabro chromosome 14, iyVesCrab1.2, whole genome shotgun sequence, the following are encoded in one genomic region:
- the LOC124429263 gene encoding COP9 signalosome complex subunit 3 isoform X2 yields the protein MATVLEQFVNNVRTLSKQGNFRELYEIINKNIDALMKNGQHLDNVLETLDLQQHSLGILAVLCIKFSLPNPSSTNNPDAYKPLFNQVQEFFIGCNSKQVQFAPDTYAELCHLLTQTLVELQVPLRGIELLRRAIRKIQLFDSQLTSIHADLCQLCLLSKCFKPALEFLDIDVTGISQEGAQFDSKFFLLYYYYGGMIYTALKNYDRALYFFEVCVTTPAMAVSHIMLEAYKKYILVSLILHGKILNLPRYTSQVVNRYIKPLSLPYQELATAYLTNNCEEVLTVIRKYQELFVREHNSGLVKQVLSYLYKKNIQRLTKTFLTLSLSDVASRVQLAGPSEAEKYILNMIEDGEIFATINQKDGMVVFHDDPEKYNSPQMLAKLQKEMQTCAELDKRVLEMEEEVVLTPQYVRKTCGQNDQDDQTVGPTNVTNGQAQLKHNTYSM from the exons ATGGCGACGGTATTAGAGCAGTTTGTAAATAATGTGCGGACGCTTTCGAAGCAAG GTAACTTCCGAGAATTATATGagattataaataagaatattgacGCACTAATGAAAAATGGACAACACCTAGATAATGTTTTGGAAACGTTGGACTTGCAACAACACTCCCTTGGAATTTTGGCAGTATTGtgcattaaattttcattgccTAATCCCAGTAGTACCAATAATCCTGATGCATATAAGCCATTATTTAATCAGGTTCAAGAATTTTTCATAGGATGCAACAGTAAACAAGTTCAATTTGCACCAGATACAT ATGCAGAACTATGTCATTTACTCACTCAAACTCTAGTTGAATTGCAAGTGCCGTTACGTGGTATAGAATTACTGCGTAGAGCTATACGTAAGATCCAACTGTTTGATAGTCAGCTAACTTCGATACATGCTGATCTCTGCCAATTATGCCTTCTGTCTAAGTGTTTTAAACCAGCGCTTGAGTTTCTTGATATTGATGTTACTGGTATTAGCCAGGAAGGTGCACAGTTTGACTCaaagttttttttactttattattattatggtggTATGATATATACAGCACTAAAAAATTATGATCGTgcattatatttctttgaagTGTGTGTAACGACTCCTGCTATGGCTGTCAGTCATATTATGTTAGAGGcctataagaaatatattctggtctctttaatattacatgGAAAGATCTTAAATTTACCTAGGTACACGAGTCAGGTAGTAAATAGGTACATAAAACCATTAAGTCTACCATATCAAGAATTGGCAACAGCTTACTTGACAAATAATTGTGAAGAAGTGCTGACCGTTATTAGAAAATACCAAGAACTTTTTGTAAGAGAGCACAACTCGGGATTAGTTAAGCAAGTGCTCAGCtatttgtacaaaaaaaatatacagagGCTGACAAAAACTTTCTTAACACTTAGTTTAAGCGATGTTGCAAGCAGAGTTCAACTGGCTGGCCCTTCGGAAgcagagaaatatattttaaatatg ATAGAAGATGGAGAAATTTTTGCGACTATAAATCAGAAGGATGGTATGGTAGTATTTCATGATGATcccgaaaaatataattcaccACAAATGTTAGCTAAACTTCAGAAAGAAATGCAAACGTGCGCAGAATTAGATAAGCGAGTGCTCGAGATGGAAGAGGAAGTTGTTCTTACGCCACAATATGTTCGAAAAACTTGTGGTCAAAACGATCAAGACGATCAAACAGTTGGACCCACAAATGTCACAAATGGTCAAGCTCAGTTAAAACATAACACCTACTCTATGTAA
- the LOC124429263 gene encoding COP9 signalosome complex subunit 3 isoform X1 — protein MATVLEQFVNNVRTLSKQGTVKMCNFRELYEIINKNIDALMKNGQHLDNVLETLDLQQHSLGILAVLCIKFSLPNPSSTNNPDAYKPLFNQVQEFFIGCNSKQVQFAPDTYAELCHLLTQTLVELQVPLRGIELLRRAIRKIQLFDSQLTSIHADLCQLCLLSKCFKPALEFLDIDVTGISQEGAQFDSKFFLLYYYYGGMIYTALKNYDRALYFFEVCVTTPAMAVSHIMLEAYKKYILVSLILHGKILNLPRYTSQVVNRYIKPLSLPYQELATAYLTNNCEEVLTVIRKYQELFVREHNSGLVKQVLSYLYKKNIQRLTKTFLTLSLSDVASRVQLAGPSEAEKYILNMIEDGEIFATINQKDGMVVFHDDPEKYNSPQMLAKLQKEMQTCAELDKRVLEMEEEVVLTPQYVRKTCGQNDQDDQTVGPTNVTNGQAQLKHNTYSM, from the exons ATGGCGACGGTATTAGAGCAGTTTGTAAATAATGTGCGGACGCTTTCGAAGCAAGGTACGGTAAAAATGT GTAACTTCCGAGAATTATATGagattataaataagaatattgacGCACTAATGAAAAATGGACAACACCTAGATAATGTTTTGGAAACGTTGGACTTGCAACAACACTCCCTTGGAATTTTGGCAGTATTGtgcattaaattttcattgccTAATCCCAGTAGTACCAATAATCCTGATGCATATAAGCCATTATTTAATCAGGTTCAAGAATTTTTCATAGGATGCAACAGTAAACAAGTTCAATTTGCACCAGATACAT ATGCAGAACTATGTCATTTACTCACTCAAACTCTAGTTGAATTGCAAGTGCCGTTACGTGGTATAGAATTACTGCGTAGAGCTATACGTAAGATCCAACTGTTTGATAGTCAGCTAACTTCGATACATGCTGATCTCTGCCAATTATGCCTTCTGTCTAAGTGTTTTAAACCAGCGCTTGAGTTTCTTGATATTGATGTTACTGGTATTAGCCAGGAAGGTGCACAGTTTGACTCaaagttttttttactttattattattatggtggTATGATATATACAGCACTAAAAAATTATGATCGTgcattatatttctttgaagTGTGTGTAACGACTCCTGCTATGGCTGTCAGTCATATTATGTTAGAGGcctataagaaatatattctggtctctttaatattacatgGAAAGATCTTAAATTTACCTAGGTACACGAGTCAGGTAGTAAATAGGTACATAAAACCATTAAGTCTACCATATCAAGAATTGGCAACAGCTTACTTGACAAATAATTGTGAAGAAGTGCTGACCGTTATTAGAAAATACCAAGAACTTTTTGTAAGAGAGCACAACTCGGGATTAGTTAAGCAAGTGCTCAGCtatttgtacaaaaaaaatatacagagGCTGACAAAAACTTTCTTAACACTTAGTTTAAGCGATGTTGCAAGCAGAGTTCAACTGGCTGGCCCTTCGGAAgcagagaaatatattttaaatatg ATAGAAGATGGAGAAATTTTTGCGACTATAAATCAGAAGGATGGTATGGTAGTATTTCATGATGATcccgaaaaatataattcaccACAAATGTTAGCTAAACTTCAGAAAGAAATGCAAACGTGCGCAGAATTAGATAAGCGAGTGCTCGAGATGGAAGAGGAAGTTGTTCTTACGCCACAATATGTTCGAAAAACTTGTGGTCAAAACGATCAAGACGATCAAACAGTTGGACCCACAAATGTCACAAATGGTCAAGCTCAGTTAAAACATAACACCTACTCTATGTAA
- the LOC124429265 gene encoding nicotinamide riboside kinase 1, which produces MNRKNWLIVGISGVTCSGKSTLAKELHKKLDDSIVIHQDSYFLSPDDPRHVKIPALNHINWEILSSLDMNKMYSDILKLIESKPKRSDKSNKELRRVLILEGFLLFGFKPISNLCELKYFLTLTKEECWKRRSIRTYSPADVPGYFDAFVWPEYLKYLSVIKQNDQASTELIFLDGTMESHEMVQMVLTKIQDLLS; this is translated from the coding sequence ATGAACAGAAAAAACTGGTTAATAGTTGGCATCTCAGGAGTAACATGCAGCGGAAAAAGTACCTTAGCTAAAGAATTACATAAAAAGTTAGATGATTCTATTGTAATACATCAAgatagttattttttatctccAGATGATCCAAGGCACGTTAAAATTCCAGCattaaatcatattaattgGGAAATTTTATCAAGCTTGGATATGAACAAAATGTATTCGGACATTTTAAAATTGATAGAGTCTAAGCCAAAAAGATCTGATAAATCTAATAAAGAGTTAAGACgagtattaatattagaagGTTTCTTATTATTTGGGTTTAAACCGATTTCAAATTTATGCGAACTTAAATATTTCCTTACATTGACCAAAGAAGAGTGTTGGAAACGTAGGAGCATAAGAACGTATTCTCCTGCTGATGTTCCAGGATATTTTGATGCATTTGTTTGGccagaatatttaaaatatctatcagtaattaaacaaaatgatCAGGCATCTACAGAACTAATATTCCTTGACGGAACAATGGAATCACATGAAATGGTTCAAATGgttttaacaaaaattcaaGATTTGttatcttaa
- the LOC124429266 gene encoding active regulator of SIRT1-like produces MSNSLVRKSLELFEYDDLKKEKKKKKHNSYKGTLELIPAKHRIISFKEKTNINNILGRSNKVTVYEAKKRLESKKDLMEENIQNLLLLSSNCLDQHTVDKVLKRAVKKQYIPKKKKKPKQESTAFSEEDFKKFEQEYVDE; encoded by the exons ATGTCCAATTCGCTTGTTCGTAAGAGTCTTGAACTCTTCGAATACGATGATTTGAAAAAAG aaaaaaagaagaagaaacataaTAGTTATAAAGGAACTTTAGAATTAATTCCTGCTAAGCatagaattatttcttttaaggaAAAGacaa atatcaataatattttgggTCGATCCAATAAAGTTACTGTATATGAAGCTAAAAAACGATTGGAGTCAAAGAAGGATTTAATGGAAGAAAATATACagaatcttttattattgagTAGTAATTGTTTGGATCAACATACAGTTGACAAG GTTTTAAAACGAGCTGTTAAGAAACAATATataccaaaaaagaaaaagaagccaaAACAAGAAAGTACTGCATTTTCGGAGGAAGATTTTAAGAAATTTGAACAAGAATATGTAGACGAATAA